CTCAACCGGTTCTCCGCCGCCTCGCGGTCACCGCGCCGCGCCCGCTCGGCCTCGTCGGCCGCCGCGCGCAGCTCCGGTTTGCCGCACACCGCCGCGACCGCACGCGTCACCACCGCGCGCCGCGCCAGGGCCGCGTCCAGGGCGGCCCACGCCGAGTCGGTGCGCACGTGCAGCCGGTCCAGCCGGTTGGCCGTGCCGAGCATCCACGGCCCCACCAGCAGCGCCACCGCCAGCAGCACCAGGAACGCGGTCGCGGCACCCGAACTGGTCACGCCTCACGCACCCGGCGCGGGTCGGCGGCCATGGCGCTCTCGTAGACCCGCAGCACCTGGTTGGCCACCACGGACCAGTCGAACGCCATCACGCGCTGCCGCGCCGCGTCCGCGTAATCGCCCCGCCGCGCGGGGTCGTCCAGCAGGTCCCGCAACGCCACCGCCAGCGCCGCCGGGTCGCCCACCGGCGTCAGCACCCCGGCCTTGCCGTCGTCGAGCACCCGCCGGAACGCGTCCAGGTCGCTCGCCACCACCGCGGCACCCGCCGACATCGCCTCGGTCAGGATGATGCCGAAGCTCTCGCCGCCGGTGTTGGGCGCGCAGTAGACGTCCACGCTGCGCAGGGCGCGGGCCTTCGTCTCGTCGTCGACCATGCCGAGGAAGTCCATTCGCGACGCCAGCTCCGGCCCGGCCTGCCTGCGCAGCTCGTCGGCGTCGCCGCGGCCGACCACCAGCAGCCGCGCGTCGGGCAGGTCCAGCGCGCGGAACGCCTCCAGCAGCACCGGCATCCCCTTGCGCGGCTCGGTGAACCGGCCGACGAAGCCGACCGTGCCGCCGGGGCGCGGGTAGCCGTCCAGGGGCGCGGCGTCGGCGAAGAACGACACGTCCACGCCGTTGGGGATCTCCACCGCGTCCCCGCCCAGGTGCTCCACCTGCACCCGCCGGGCCAGCGCGGACACCGCGATC
This portion of the Saccharothrix syringae genome encodes:
- a CDS encoding glycosyltransferase family 4 protein; this encodes MKVGIVCPYSFEVPGGVQAHVVDLARALRGLGHEVEVLAPADDDTPVPEFVTPTGRAVGIPYNGSVARLSFGPVSFARVRRWIAEHEFDVLHLHEPTAPSLSFLALVAADGPIVATFHTSTPRSKMLVALQAVLQPFLEKITARIAVSALARRVQVEHLGGDAVEIPNGVDVSFFADAAPLDGYPRPGGTVGFVGRFTEPRKGMPVLLEAFRALDLPDARLLVVGRGDADELRRQAGPELASRMDFLGMVDDETKARALRSVDVYCAPNTGGESFGIILTEAMSAGAAVVASDLDAFRRVLDDGKAGVLTPVGDPAALAVALRDLLDDPARRGDYADAARQRVMAFDWSVVANQVLRVYESAMAADPRRVREA